The Mycobacteriales bacterium genome window below encodes:
- a CDS encoding helix-turn-helix domain-containing protein, with protein sequence MSDDAGRPDPRGAPSDQPDARAIDGRSGEGSPLGSVVAAAREARGMSVEDVAAATRIRVGLIRAIERDDFSGCGGTFYARGHLRTIARVVGADEQAVLTAFDERSDEPPDAAEVSIDASGVSPEPPAAPPRRFTPRFSARFTPRWAAAAAAVVVVLAAVVVGGWLMTRSGPNSASQGAAGGAASHTPSPHPTSHHPTARPTHTKPPAPPPSGVALKVQITGDRSWLQVTSSDGTSVYEGVLDSGAQMKFSDPEKLTVRFGNPPAVNVTVNGKQVGRPCTQSVCTVQFSDSSNQAG encoded by the coding sequence GTGAGTGACGACGCAGGCCGCCCGGACCCCCGGGGGGCACCATCCGATCAGCCGGATGCCAGAGCGATCGACGGCCGGTCAGGCGAGGGCTCGCCGTTGGGCTCGGTCGTTGCGGCCGCCCGCGAAGCCCGCGGAATGTCGGTCGAGGACGTCGCCGCGGCCACCCGGATCCGGGTAGGGCTGATTCGCGCGATCGAGCGGGACGACTTCTCCGGCTGTGGCGGCACGTTCTACGCCCGCGGCCACCTGCGCACCATCGCCCGGGTTGTCGGGGCCGACGAGCAGGCGGTGCTGACCGCCTTCGACGAGCGCAGCGACGAGCCGCCGGACGCTGCAGAGGTGTCGATCGACGCCTCCGGCGTTTCCCCGGAACCTCCCGCGGCCCCGCCGCGCCGGTTCACACCCCGCTTCTCGGCCCGATTCACGCCACGGTGGGCGGCGGCCGCAGCAGCCGTCGTCGTCGTACTCGCCGCGGTTGTGGTCGGCGGCTGGCTGATGACCCGGTCCGGGCCGAACTCCGCGTCGCAGGGCGCTGCCGGCGGCGCGGCGTCGCACACCCCGTCCCCGCACCCCACGAGCCACCACCCGACCGCCCGGCCGACCCACACCAAGCCCCCGGCGCCACCTCCCTCGGGTGTCGCGCTGAAGGTGCAGATCACCGGTGACCGCAGTTGGCTCCAGGTCACCTCGAGCGATGGCACCTCCGTCTACGAGGGCGTGCTGGACAGCGGCGCGCAGATGAAGTTCAGCGATCCCGAGAAGCTCACCGTGCGGTTCGGCAATCCGCCTGCGGTCAACGTCACCGTCAACGGCAAACAGGTCGGCCGGCCGTGCACGCAGAGCGTCTGCACGGTCCAGTTCTCCGACAGCAGCAACCAGGCTGGCTAG
- a CDS encoding DNA translocase FtsK: MPARTSTRPRPRGGARPPARRRRPARRPGVGQRFGTALWRMVVGIWTLTARGVGGTVRAIGRHAATARDLDQAHRRDGAGLGLIGFAVVLSIGVWWHGAGPAGRWIADAAHTVLGAPAAALPVVLVVAAVRLMRQAPRPEIRGRMLVGWVALTLSVTGLCHVAHGSPYTWPGRRLAGGAVGALAAGPLESGLTVYVAALLLGLLGLFGLLVLTGTPVNQVPARLKALADRLRHRQGSPEPDEEPAGEQPGPVRLRRPSRRRQGSMTAETDAGDPAATEPMPAHAGDPAAGSAGPKPRKPTPAPAPTRAEQLALTATEGDYILPPPQLLSAGAPAKARSRANDQVIAALAQVFEEFEVDAAVTGFSRGPTVTRYEIELGPRVKVERITALSRNIAYAVRSGDIRIISPIPGKSAVGVEIPNADREWVMLGDVLRSHAATSDHNPTLVALGKDIEGGYVVTKLTTMPHILIAGATGAGKSSCINSLIASILSRATPDEVRMVLIDPKRVELTGYQGIPHLVTPIITNPKKAADALQWVVREMDLRYEDLAASGVRHIDDFNRKVRSGQITAPPGSERVYTPYPYLIVIVDELADLMMVAPRDVEDAVVRITQLARAAGIHLVLATQRPSVDVVTGLIKANVPSRLAFSTASLADSRVILDQPGAEKLIGQGDALFLPMGASKAQRIQGAYVPESEVAAIVAHCTAQATPSYREDVTAPVTSSKEIDEDIGDDLDLLCQAVELVVNTQFGSTSMLQRKLRVGFAKAGRLMDLMETRGVVGPSEGSKARDVLVKSDELDGLLVTLRGEG, translated from the coding sequence ATGCCGGCCCGCACGAGCACCCGGCCGCGTCCGCGCGGCGGTGCCCGGCCGCCCGCCCGGCGGCGTCGGCCGGCCCGGCGACCCGGAGTGGGTCAGCGGTTCGGCACCGCGCTGTGGCGGATGGTGGTCGGCATCTGGACGTTGACCGCCCGTGGCGTCGGGGGCACCGTCCGCGCGATCGGCCGGCACGCCGCGACCGCCCGCGATCTCGACCAGGCGCACCGGCGCGACGGCGCCGGCCTGGGGCTCATCGGTTTCGCGGTGGTGCTGTCGATCGGTGTGTGGTGGCACGGCGCCGGTCCGGCCGGCCGCTGGATCGCCGACGCGGCCCATACCGTTCTCGGTGCGCCGGCGGCCGCGCTGCCGGTGGTGCTGGTCGTCGCCGCCGTCCGGCTGATGCGGCAGGCTCCGCGGCCGGAGATCCGCGGTCGGATGCTCGTCGGCTGGGTCGCCCTCACCCTGTCGGTCACCGGCCTGTGTCACGTCGCGCACGGGTCGCCGTACACCTGGCCCGGCCGGAGGCTGGCCGGGGGAGCCGTGGGTGCGCTGGCCGCCGGTCCGCTGGAGAGCGGGCTCACGGTCTACGTCGCGGCGCTGCTGCTCGGCCTGCTCGGGCTCTTCGGACTGCTGGTGCTGACCGGGACCCCGGTCAACCAGGTCCCGGCCCGCCTGAAGGCACTCGCCGACCGCCTCCGTCACCGGCAGGGGAGCCCGGAGCCGGACGAGGAGCCGGCCGGCGAACAGCCCGGGCCGGTGCGGCTCCGGCGGCCCTCCCGGCGCCGGCAGGGATCGATGACCGCCGAGACCGACGCGGGCGACCCGGCGGCGACCGAGCCGATGCCGGCCCACGCCGGCGACCCGGCGGCCGGGTCGGCCGGGCCGAAACCCCGCAAGCCCACGCCCGCCCCGGCGCCCACCCGCGCCGAGCAGCTCGCGCTGACCGCGACGGAAGGCGACTACATCCTGCCGCCGCCCCAGCTGCTGTCGGCCGGTGCTCCGGCCAAGGCGCGCAGCAGGGCCAACGACCAGGTGATCGCCGCTCTCGCCCAGGTCTTCGAGGAGTTCGAGGTCGACGCCGCGGTCACCGGCTTCAGCCGCGGGCCGACCGTGACGCGGTACGAGATCGAGCTGGGTCCGCGGGTCAAGGTGGAGCGGATCACGGCGCTGTCCCGCAACATCGCCTACGCCGTCCGCAGCGGCGACATCCGCATCATCAGCCCGATCCCGGGCAAGAGCGCGGTCGGGGTGGAGATCCCCAACGCCGACCGCGAGTGGGTGATGCTCGGCGACGTCCTGCGTTCGCACGCGGCGACCAGCGACCACAACCCGACCCTGGTGGCGCTCGGCAAGGACATCGAGGGCGGTTACGTCGTCACCAAGCTGACGACGATGCCGCACATCCTCATCGCCGGGGCGACCGGTGCCGGAAAGTCCAGCTGCATCAACTCGCTGATCGCCTCGATCCTCAGCCGGGCGACCCCCGACGAGGTCCGGATGGTGCTGATCGACCCGAAGCGGGTCGAGCTGACCGGCTACCAGGGGATCCCGCACCTGGTCACCCCGATCATCACCAACCCGAAGAAGGCCGCCGACGCCCTGCAATGGGTGGTCCGGGAGATGGACCTGCGCTACGAGGACCTGGCCGCCTCGGGCGTCCGGCACATCGACGACTTCAACCGCAAGGTGCGGTCCGGGCAGATCACGGCGCCGCCCGGCAGCGAGCGGGTCTATACGCCGTACCCGTATCTCATCGTCATCGTCGACGAACTCGCCGACCTGATGATGGTGGCCCCGCGCGACGTCGAGGACGCCGTCGTCCGGATCACCCAGTTGGCGCGGGCCGCCGGAATCCACCTCGTGCTGGCCACCCAGCGTCCGTCGGTGGACGTGGTGACCGGCCTGATCAAGGCCAACGTGCCTAGCCGGCTGGCCTTCTCCACCGCGAGCCTGGCCGACTCGCGGGTCATCCTCGACCAGCCCGGCGCGGAGAAACTGATCGGCCAGGGTGACGCGCTGTTCCTGCCGATGGGGGCGAGCAAGGCCCAGCGCATCCAGGGCGCCTACGTCCCCGAGTCCGAGGTCGCGGCGATCGTCGCGCACTGCACCGCCCAGGCCACCCCGTCCTACCGCGAGGACGTCACTGCGCCGGTCACCAGCAGCAAGGAGATCGACGAGGACATCGGGGACGACCTCGATCTTCTGTGTCAGGCGGTGGAACTTGTCGTGAACACTCAGTTCGGATCGACCTCGATGCTGCAGCGCAAGCTCCGGGTCGGGTTCGCCAAGGCTGGCCGGCTGATGGACCTGATGGAAACTCGAGGCGTCGTCGGGCCCTCCGAAGGCTCAAAGGCCCGCGATGTTTTGGTGAAATCCGACGAGTTGGACGGTCTTCTCGTTACGCTCCGCGGCGAAGGATAA
- a CDS encoding ribonuclease J, with the protein MTHAHRELGPPPALAPGGLRIVALGGLGEVGRNMTVFEYDGKLLVVDCGVLFPEENQPGVDLVLPDFSYLQDRYDDVVAVVLTHGHEDHIGAVPYLLRERPDLPIVGSTFTLALLEAKLREHRITPYTLAVSEGGRERLGPFECEFFSVNHSIPDALAVAIRTGAGVVLHTGDFKMDQLPLDGRLTDLGGFARLGAEGVDLLMSDSTNAEVPGFVTPERQIGPVLDTVIRAAPSKVIVACFSSHVHRVQQVLDTAAAHGRKVAFVGRSMVRNMGVARDLGLLVIPPGLVVTMDEAAELPPERIVLVSTGSQGEPLSALARMANREHRQIRVDPGDTVILASSLVPGNETAVYSVINGLSRWGATVVHKEVAMVHVSGHAPAGELLYVLNATRPSNVMPIHGEWRHLRAHARLAHATGVPTERIMLADDGMVVDLVDGAARISGIVDCGYVYVDGLEVGDVGEETLKDRRILGEEGFIAITIVVDSVTGKVSGTPHVSASGFSDAPDAIQAVLPLIEAELDRAAVDGVTDTHLLAQRVRRVVGRWVSDNYRRRPMIVPTVIPV; encoded by the coding sequence ATGACCCATGCTCACCGCGAACTCGGGCCGCCCCCCGCGCTTGCGCCCGGCGGCCTGCGGATCGTGGCGCTGGGCGGTCTCGGCGAGGTCGGCCGCAACATGACCGTCTTCGAGTACGACGGCAAGCTGCTGGTCGTCGACTGCGGCGTGCTCTTCCCGGAGGAGAACCAGCCCGGCGTCGACCTCGTCCTGCCCGACTTCAGCTATCTGCAGGACCGCTACGACGACGTCGTCGCGGTGGTGCTCACGCACGGCCACGAAGACCACATCGGCGCGGTGCCCTACCTGCTCCGGGAGCGTCCCGACCTGCCGATCGTCGGGTCGACGTTCACCCTGGCGCTGCTCGAGGCCAAGCTGCGGGAGCACCGCATCACCCCCTACACGCTCGCGGTCAGCGAGGGGGGCCGGGAACGGCTCGGGCCGTTCGAGTGCGAGTTCTTCTCGGTCAACCACTCCATCCCGGATGCGCTCGCGGTGGCGATCCGCACCGGCGCGGGCGTCGTGCTGCACACCGGCGACTTCAAGATGGACCAGCTCCCGCTCGACGGCCGGCTGACCGACCTCGGCGGCTTCGCCCGGCTCGGCGCGGAGGGCGTCGACCTGCTGATGTCGGACTCCACCAACGCCGAGGTGCCGGGCTTCGTCACCCCCGAGCGCCAGATCGGGCCGGTGCTCGACACGGTCATCCGGGCCGCCCCGAGCAAGGTGATCGTGGCCTGCTTCTCCTCGCACGTGCACCGCGTGCAGCAGGTACTCGATACGGCGGCCGCGCACGGCCGGAAGGTGGCCTTCGTCGGCCGGTCGATGGTGCGCAACATGGGGGTGGCCCGCGACCTCGGGCTGCTCGTCATCCCGCCCGGCCTGGTCGTGACCATGGACGAGGCGGCCGAGCTCCCGCCCGAGCGCATCGTGCTGGTCTCCACCGGTTCGCAGGGCGAGCCGCTGTCCGCGCTGGCGCGGATGGCCAACCGCGAGCACCGCCAGATCCGGGTCGACCCCGGCGACACCGTGATCCTCGCCTCGAGCCTCGTGCCGGGTAACGAGACCGCGGTCTACAGCGTGATCAACGGCCTGTCCCGCTGGGGCGCGACCGTCGTACACAAGGAGGTCGCGATGGTGCATGTCTCCGGACACGCACCCGCCGGCGAGCTCCTCTACGTCCTCAACGCGACCCGGCCGAGCAACGTGATGCCGATCCACGGCGAGTGGCGGCACCTTCGGGCGCATGCGCGCCTGGCGCACGCCACCGGCGTACCGACCGAGCGGATCATGCTCGCCGACGACGGGATGGTGGTCGACCTCGTCGACGGGGCCGCCCGGATCAGCGGGATCGTGGACTGCGGCTACGTCTATGTCGACGGCCTCGAGGTCGGCGACGTCGGCGAGGAGACCCTCAAGGACCGTCGGATCCTCGGCGAGGAGGGCTTCATCGCCATCACGATCGTCGTGGACTCGGTCACCGGGAAGGTCAGCGGCACCCCGCACGTCTCCGCGTCCGGGTTCAGCGACGCGCCGGACGCCATCCAGGCGGTCCTGCCGCTGATCGAAGCCGAACTCGACCGGGCCGCCGTCGACGGCGTGACCGACACACACCTGCTTGCCCAGCGGGTACGCCGGGTGGTCGGCCGCTGGGTCTCCGACAACTACCGGCGCCGCCCGATGATCGTGCCGACGGTGATCCCTGTCTGA
- the dapA gene encoding 4-hydroxy-tetrahydrodipicolinate synthase, whose product MSVDPRRPFGRVLTAMVTPFADDGSVDIDGAQRLASHLVDEGGNDGLVISGTTGESPTTSDEEKDRLLRAVLDAVGARATVIAGVGTNDTAHTVHLARAAEKAGAHGALVVAPYYSKPPQAGLLAHFQTVADATDLSCMLYDIPGRTGVPINTETLQRLGEHPRIVAVKDAKGDLDASAQVLAGTDLAYYSGDDKVTLPLLSIGAVGVVGVPTHLVGVRTTEMVLAYENGDVARALAIHRSLLPAFTGFFRTQGVILTKAALRLVGLPAGPVRPPLVDATEAEVTQLRLDLVAAGVELPAA is encoded by the coding sequence ATGTCAGTCGACCCTCGACGGCCGTTCGGCCGTGTGCTCACCGCGATGGTCACGCCGTTCGCCGACGACGGCTCCGTCGATATCGACGGCGCGCAGCGCCTCGCGTCGCATCTGGTGGACGAAGGGGGCAATGACGGTCTCGTCATCAGCGGCACGACCGGCGAGTCGCCCACCACGAGCGATGAGGAGAAGGACCGCCTGCTGCGGGCCGTGCTCGACGCCGTCGGAGCGCGCGCCACGGTGATCGCCGGGGTGGGCACCAACGACACCGCCCACACGGTGCACCTGGCCCGAGCCGCGGAGAAGGCCGGCGCGCACGGCGCCCTGGTCGTCGCGCCGTACTACTCCAAGCCCCCGCAGGCAGGTCTGCTCGCGCACTTTCAGACCGTGGCCGATGCCACCGACCTGTCCTGCATGCTCTACGACATCCCCGGACGGACCGGCGTACCCATCAACACCGAGACGCTGCAGCGCCTCGGCGAGCACCCGCGCATCGTCGCGGTCAAGGACGCCAAGGGCGACCTCGACGCGAGCGCCCAGGTACTGGCCGGCACCGACCTGGCCTACTATTCCGGCGACGACAAGGTCACCCTGCCGCTGCTGTCGATCGGCGCGGTCGGGGTGGTCGGCGTCCCGACCCACCTGGTCGGGGTGCGGACCACGGAGATGGTGCTCGCCTACGAGAATGGCGACGTGGCGCGGGCGCTGGCCATCCACCGGTCGCTGCTCCCGGCGTTCACCGGGTTCTTCCGCACCCAGGGGGTCATCCTGACCAAGGCGGCGCTGCGGCTCGTGGGCCTGCCCGCGGGTCCGGTCCGGCCGCCGCTGGTCGATGCCACCGAGGCCGAAGTCACCCAGTTGCGCCTCGATCTGGTCGCCGCCGGCGTCGAACTGCCGGCCGCGTGA
- the thyX gene encoding FAD-dependent thymidylate synthase, translating to MPEIAPLSVAVIAYTAFQPPPDIPWETDADGGQALAEFAGRACYQSWKKPNPATATNAGYLRHILEVGHLSVLEHGTVTMYLTGVSRSLTHELIRHRHFSYSQLSQRYVPERDAEMVEPDVIAADPELHARFLAATEASLAAYTDLLEGLQKKFAGIDNATQRRKQARQAARSVLPNATETRIVVTGNYRAWRHFIAMRASEHADVEIRDCAVACLRELQRVAPNVFADFEIFQLADGSDVASSQFVSEG from the coding sequence GTGCCTGAGATCGCCCCCCTGAGCGTTGCCGTGATCGCCTACACCGCGTTCCAGCCGCCGCCGGACATCCCCTGGGAGACCGACGCCGACGGCGGTCAGGCGCTCGCCGAGTTCGCCGGCCGGGCCTGCTACCAGTCGTGGAAGAAGCCCAACCCGGCGACCGCGACCAACGCCGGCTATCTGCGGCACATCCTCGAGGTCGGCCACCTGTCGGTTCTCGAGCACGGCACGGTCACGATGTATCTCACCGGGGTGTCCCGCTCGCTCACCCACGAGCTGATCCGCCACCGCCACTTCTCCTACAGCCAGCTCTCCCAGCGCTACGTCCCCGAACGCGACGCGGAGATGGTCGAGCCGGACGTGATCGCCGCCGACCCGGAGCTGCACGCCCGGTTCCTCGCCGCGACCGAGGCCTCGCTCGCGGCGTACACCGATCTGCTCGAGGGACTGCAGAAGAAGTTCGCCGGAATCGACAACGCGACGCAGCGTCGCAAGCAGGCGCGCCAGGCGGCCCGCTCGGTCCTGCCGAATGCGACCGAGACGCGGATCGTCGTCACCGGCAACTACCGCGCGTGGCGGCACTTCATCGCGATGCGCGCGTCGGAGCACGCCGACGTCGAGATCCGTGACTGCGCCGTCGCCTGCCTGCGCGAACTGCAACGCGTGGCACCCAACGTCTTCGCCGACTTCGAGATCTTCCAGCTCGCCGACGGCAGCGATGTCGCATCGAGTCAGTTCGTCAGCGAAGGCTGA
- a CDS encoding toxin-antitoxin system HicB family antitoxin codes for MELSSYVAALRADLAAAAAAGGEASRQAADLLATALEPAVRLVLMDAIADAAAEVTTALDDVTVDVRLRGREPELVVAVADRPPSEPPPSPDAEEGTARVTLRLPETVKTNVEAAAASHGISVNTWVLRAVTRELDPPTTRRAGRRTLTGYARG; via the coding sequence ATGGAGTTGTCAAGCTATGTCGCCGCCCTTCGCGCCGATCTGGCCGCCGCCGCCGCGGCGGGCGGGGAGGCGAGCCGGCAGGCCGCTGACCTGCTGGCCACGGCCCTCGAGCCCGCCGTCCGGCTGGTGCTGATGGATGCGATCGCCGACGCCGCGGCGGAGGTCACGACCGCGCTCGACGACGTCACTGTCGACGTCAGGCTGCGCGGGCGCGAGCCCGAACTCGTCGTTGCGGTCGCCGATCGACCGCCGTCCGAACCCCCTCCTTCGCCCGATGCGGAGGAAGGGACCGCCCGGGTGACCCTGCGGCTGCCCGAGACGGTCAAGACCAATGTCGAGGCGGCCGCTGCGTCGCACGGGATCTCGGTGAACACCTGGGTGCTGCGCGCCGTCACCCGCGAACTCGACCCACCCACCACCCGCCGTGCCGGCCGCCGGACTCTCACCGGCTACGCCCGCGGCTGA
- a CDS encoding DUF4097 family beta strand repeat-containing protein, whose translation MPERRFATPKPIQLSVNNGAGTIEIVATDTAESTVVVQGRDGDGAQAAEETEISFSEQTSRLTVQPPDKRFGNTPPLDIRIVLPAGSTAKANSGSADISVQGRLAGIAMNTGSGNLEAGQVDGDAELKAGSGDIRLGPVAGEVDAKTGSGNIQVDRAAGFSASSGSGNVRIGAVDGSTDIKGASGNISIGAVDGPTNIKGASGNVSIGSARRGAIVVTTASGDVEVGVAAGAVARLAVSSISGEVSSDLPVEDRAPEGDSAVDLRLNTVSGNVSVIRAARPETG comes from the coding sequence ATGCCCGAACGTCGCTTCGCCACGCCCAAACCCATCCAGCTGAGCGTCAACAACGGCGCGGGGACGATTGAGATCGTCGCCACCGACACCGCCGAGTCCACCGTCGTGGTCCAAGGACGAGACGGTGACGGTGCTCAGGCCGCCGAGGAGACCGAGATCAGCTTCTCCGAGCAGACCTCGCGGCTGACCGTGCAGCCTCCGGACAAGCGGTTCGGCAACACGCCGCCGCTCGACATCCGCATCGTCCTGCCCGCGGGTTCGACGGCGAAGGCCAACTCCGGGTCGGCCGACATCTCCGTCCAGGGCCGGCTCGCCGGGATCGCGATGAACACCGGGAGCGGCAACCTCGAGGCCGGCCAGGTCGACGGCGACGCCGAACTCAAGGCCGGCAGCGGCGACATCCGGCTCGGCCCGGTCGCCGGAGAAGTCGACGCCAAGACCGGGTCGGGCAACATCCAGGTCGACCGGGCGGCTGGTTTCTCCGCGTCCTCGGGCAGCGGCAACGTCCGGATCGGAGCCGTCGACGGGTCGACGGACATCAAGGGCGCCTCCGGCAACATCTCGATCGGAGCCGTCGACGGGCCGACGAACATCAAGGGCGCCTCCGGCAACGTCTCGATCGGATCGGCCCGGCGCGGCGCCATCGTCGTCACCACCGCGTCGGGCGACGTCGAGGTCGGCGTGGCCGCTGGTGCGGTAGCCCGACTGGCTGTGTCCAGCATCAGTGGCGAGGTCTCCTCCGACCTGCCGGTCGAGGATCGGGCACCCGAAGGCGACTCGGCCGTGGATCTCCGGCTGAACACCGTCAGCGGAAACGTCAGCGTCATCCGGGCCGCGCGCCCCGAGACCGGCTGA
- a CDS encoding MFS transporter, with the protein MKRALAIRDFRLLFAGMVLSMFGDSALVIVMGIWVKTITGSNAAAGLAFLVLALAAPLAPVGGYLVDRVRRRPFLIAANLVSALAVLPLLAVGKTGPVWVIYAVGLGYGISGMVMSAAMNGLLKDIVPDALLADANGTTQTVREGLRLVGPLVGAGLFTALGGGAVAILDAATFVVAAATLTRLRVREARPEPPQHQFRAEVTAGARHLLHTEPLRRVTISAAVAFLVIGFTETFIFAVVDEGLHRPPSFLGVLGSMQGVGAILGGLTAARIVRRIGEQAAVAAGLMLFAAGDVVLAFGNLGFAVAGVIVAGIGLPWALVGYYTLLQRSTPNRLMGRVSTASDVLLGVPQTISIGLGALLIGVVGYQVLIVTMAVVIAAAGAPLLRRPEPARVPVDVT; encoded by the coding sequence ATGAAGCGCGCTCTGGCTATCCGTGACTTCCGGCTGTTGTTCGCCGGCATGGTCCTGTCGATGTTCGGCGACTCCGCGCTGGTCATCGTCATGGGGATCTGGGTCAAGACCATCACGGGCAGCAACGCCGCCGCCGGACTCGCCTTCCTGGTCCTGGCGCTGGCGGCGCCGCTCGCGCCGGTCGGCGGGTACCTCGTCGACCGGGTCCGCCGCCGGCCCTTCCTCATCGCCGCCAACCTGGTGAGCGCGCTCGCCGTTCTGCCCCTGCTGGCCGTCGGGAAGACGGGGCCGGTCTGGGTCATCTACGCCGTCGGTCTCGGCTACGGGATCTCCGGGATGGTGATGTCGGCGGCCATGAACGGGCTGCTGAAGGACATCGTCCCCGACGCGCTGCTCGCCGACGCGAACGGCACCACACAGACCGTCCGCGAAGGCCTGCGGCTGGTCGGTCCCCTCGTGGGGGCGGGGCTGTTCACCGCGCTCGGCGGCGGCGCGGTGGCGATCCTGGACGCGGCGACGTTCGTCGTCGCGGCCGCGACCCTCACCCGCCTGCGGGTGCGCGAAGCCCGCCCGGAGCCTCCGCAGCATCAGTTCCGCGCCGAGGTGACAGCCGGCGCCCGCCACCTGCTGCACACCGAGCCGCTGCGCCGGGTCACGATCTCGGCCGCCGTCGCCTTCCTGGTGATCGGCTTCACGGAGACGTTCATCTTCGCCGTCGTCGACGAGGGGCTGCACCGGCCGCCGTCCTTCCTCGGCGTGCTGGGTTCCATGCAGGGTGTGGGCGCGATCCTCGGCGGTCTCACCGCCGCCCGGATCGTGCGCCGGATCGGGGAGCAAGCCGCGGTCGCGGCCGGGTTGATGCTCTTCGCCGCCGGCGACGTGGTCCTGGCCTTCGGCAACCTCGGGTTCGCGGTCGCCGGCGTCATCGTCGCCGGGATCGGCCTGCCCTGGGCGCTGGTCGGTTACTACACCCTGCTGCAGCGCAGCACGCCGAACCGGCTGATGGGCCGGGTGTCCACCGCGAGCGACGTCCTGCTCGGCGTACCGCAGACCATCTCCATCGGCCTCGGCGCCCTGCTCATCGGGGTCGTCGGCTACCAGGTGCTCATCGTGACCATGGCCGTGGTGATCGCCGCGGCCGGAGCGCCGCTGCTCCGTCGCCCGGAACCCGCCCGGGTGCCGGTCGACGTCACCTGA
- a CDS encoding crosslink repair DNA glycosylase YcaQ family protein — protein MSAVSVPAARVPTERISAALARRIALAAQGFADPRPVGRVDARHLRRVLDRTGLLQIDSVNVLTRSHYLPMFSRLGPYPRPLLDRLSWGGRRRELFEYWGHEASLLPLACHPLLRWRMQRAAEEAWDGVQQLARDRPGLISRVREMVAEQGPMSAGAVDVPRKRPSTMWDWHDGKTALEWLFYTGVVTTAARPNFARVYDLTERVLPAAVLDAPTPSREDAQRALVRIAARSLGVATESDLRDYFRLRLDESRTRVDELVEAGELVPVAVEGWRATGYLWPGARLPRRIRARALLSPFDSLIWERSRTERLFGFRYRLEIYTPATKRVHGYYVLPFLLGDRLVARVDLKADRAAGVLRVQAAYAEDGHPAGDTVGPLADELRSLAGWLALDGVAVADRGDLAAPLRAALGGAGR, from the coding sequence GTGTCCGCCGTCTCCGTCCCCGCCGCGCGCGTCCCCACCGAACGGATCTCGGCCGCGCTGGCCCGCCGGATCGCGCTCGCCGCGCAGGGCTTCGCCGATCCCCGGCCGGTGGGGCGGGTCGACGCCCGGCATCTGCGTCGGGTGCTCGACCGCACGGGCCTGTTGCAGATCGACTCGGTCAACGTGCTGACCCGGTCGCACTACCTCCCGATGTTCTCCCGGCTCGGCCCCTACCCGCGCCCCCTGCTCGACCGGCTGAGCTGGGGCGGGCGCCGGCGGGAGTTGTTCGAATACTGGGGGCACGAGGCGTCCCTGCTGCCACTGGCCTGTCACCCGCTGTTGCGGTGGCGCATGCAGCGCGCCGCCGAGGAGGCCTGGGACGGCGTACAGCAGCTGGCCCGCGACCGCCCCGGGCTGATCAGCCGGGTCCGCGAGATGGTCGCCGAGCAGGGGCCGATGTCTGCCGGGGCGGTGGACGTGCCCCGCAAACGGCCGAGCACGATGTGGGACTGGCATGACGGCAAGACGGCGCTCGAGTGGCTGTTCTACACCGGGGTCGTGACGACCGCCGCCCGTCCCAACTTCGCCCGCGTCTATGACCTGACCGAGCGGGTGCTGCCGGCGGCGGTGCTCGACGCTCCGACGCCGAGTCGCGAGGACGCCCAGCGGGCATTGGTCCGGATCGCCGCGCGGAGCCTCGGGGTCGCGACCGAGAGCGACCTGCGCGACTACTTCCGACTCCGACTGGATGAGTCGCGGACGCGGGTGGACGAGCTGGTCGAGGCCGGTGAACTCGTCCCGGTCGCCGTCGAGGGGTGGCGGGCCACCGGCTATCTGTGGCCCGGCGCCCGGCTGCCGCGGCGGATCCGGGCCCGGGCGTTGCTCTCGCCGTTCGACTCCCTGATCTGGGAGCGGAGCCGCACCGAGCGGCTCTTCGGCTTCCGCTACCGGCTGGAGATCTACACGCCGGCGACGAAGCGGGTGCACGGCTACTACGTGCTGCCGTTCCTGCTCGGCGACCGACTGGTGGCCCGGGTCGACCTGAAGGCCGACCGGGCGGCGGGCGTGCTGCGGGTGCAGGCGGCGTACGCCGAGGACGGACATCCGGCCGGCGACACCGTCGGGCCGCTCGCCGACGAGCTGCGGTCGCTCGCCGGGTGGCTGGCGCTCGACGGCGTCGCGGTGGCGGACCGCGGCGATCTCGCCGCTCCGCTGCGCGCCGCGCTGGGGGGAGCCGGGCGCTAG